A single region of the Salarchaeum japonicum genome encodes:
- a CDS encoding DUF555 domain-containing protein produces the protein MDCRVVLEAAVPVYDVETPDEAVRIAVSKTGELLNPDLNYVEIGPATRECPNCGDSEDAAFVAADEGLVALELELTVYNVDRDEHAARIARSELGQHLTDIPLAVSRVTDA, from the coding sequence ATGGACTGCCGCGTCGTCCTGGAGGCCGCCGTCCCCGTCTACGACGTCGAGACGCCCGACGAAGCCGTTCGCATCGCGGTTTCGAAGACGGGCGAACTCCTCAACCCCGACCTGAACTACGTCGAAATCGGCCCCGCGACCCGCGAGTGCCCGAACTGCGGCGACTCCGAGGACGCCGCGTTCGTCGCCGCGGACGAGGGACTGGTCGCGCTCGAACTCGAACTCACCGTCTACAACGTCGACCGCGACGAACACGCCGCCCGCATCGCGCGCTCGGAGCTCGGCCAACACCTCACGGACATCCCGCTCGCCGTCAGTCGCGTGACGGACGCGTAG
- a CDS encoding UPF0058 family protein: protein MKKQELIHLHGLLAEVSNFYEGVEDDGVTLDEYQDLGVRPTSIHKSKTEHKAAVFALASGITTSVEPETEKVAAQAD, encoded by the coding sequence ATGAAGAAGCAGGAGCTCATCCACCTGCACGGACTGCTCGCCGAAGTAAGCAACTTCTACGAGGGCGTGGAAGACGACGGCGTCACGCTCGACGAATACCAGGATCTGGGGGTGCGACCGACATCCATCCACAAATCGAAAACCGAACACAAAGCAGCAGTGTTCGCACTGGCGTCCGGCATCACGACGTCCGTGGAGCCCGAGACCGAGAAGGTCGCTGCGCAGGCTGACTAA
- a CDS encoding translation initiation factor IF-2 subunit beta, which yields MDYEEQLDRAMSEKPDVAGSESRFDVPEPTVRKEGNVTVYENFQATIDRLGRDEEHVLKFIQDELATSAQIDESGRARFTGEFGGDRVEAVLDDYVDTYVLCPECGLPDTNLETENGTERLHCEACGARSAV from the coding sequence ATGGATTACGAGGAGCAACTCGACCGAGCGATGAGCGAGAAGCCCGACGTCGCCGGGAGCGAGAGCCGGTTCGACGTCCCCGAACCCACCGTCCGCAAGGAGGGGAACGTCACTGTCTACGAGAACTTCCAGGCGACCATCGACCGCCTCGGCCGCGACGAGGAACACGTCCTCAAGTTCATCCAGGACGAACTCGCGACGAGCGCCCAGATAGACGAGAGCGGCCGCGCGCGCTTCACCGGCGAGTTCGGCGGCGACCGCGTCGAAGCCGTGCTCGACGACTACGTCGATACGTACGTCCTGTGTCCCGAGTGCGGCCTCCCGGACACGAACCTGGAAACGGAGAACGGAACGGAACGCCTCCACTGCGAGGCG